In a single window of the Pongo abelii isolate AG06213 chromosome 1, NHGRI_mPonAbe1-v2.0_pri, whole genome shotgun sequence genome:
- the LOC100459584 gene encoding small ribosomal subunit protein uS17m-like, with protein MSVVHSSIHARWIVGKVIGTKMQKTAKVRVTRLVLDPYLLKYYYKRKTYFAHDALQQCTVGDIVLLRALPVPRTKHVKHELAEIVFKVGKIINPVTGKPCAGITYLESPLSSETTQLSKNLEELNISSAQWRGSGRRR; from the coding sequence ATGTCCGtagttcattcatccatccatgccAGATGGATCGTGGGGAAGGTGATTGGGACAAAAATGCAAAAGACTGCTAAAGTGAGAGTGACCAGGCTTGTTCTGGATCCCTATTTATTAAAGTATTACTATAAGAGGAAAACCTACTTTGCTCACGATGCCCTTCAGCAGTGCACAGTTGGGGATATTGTGCTTCTCAGAGCTTTACCTGTTCCACGAACAAAGCATGTGAAACATGAACTGGCCGAGATTGTTTTCAAAGTTGGAAAAATCATAAATCCAGTGACAGGAAAGCCCTGTGCAGGAATTACCTACCTAGAGAGTCCATTGAGTTCGGAAACCACCCAGCTAAGCAAAAATCTGGAAGAACTCAATATCTCTTCAGCACAGTGGAGGGGGAGTGGAAGAAGGCGCTAA